Part of the Actinomycetota bacterium genome is shown below.
CCTCCACCGGCGAGTACGTCGACCTGTTCAAGGCCGGCGTGGTCGACCCGGCCAAGGTGACCCGCTCCGCCGTCCAGAACGCCGTCTCCATCGCCTCCCTGCTGCTGACGACCGAGACCCTGGTCGTGGACAAGCCGGAGGAGGAGGAGGCCGGCGCCGGCGGCGCCCACGGCCACCCGCACGGCATGGGCATGTAACCGGCTCCACCCGCACGACACGGGTCCCGGCCTCCTCCGGCCGGGGCCCGTTCGCGTGCCGGGGTCAGACGAGGCCGAACCTACATGCGCCAGAAGGGGCCGGTGAGCCCCAGCTCGGCGAAGATGGCGGTCGCCTCGGCAGGGGTACGGCGGCGGTGGTCGTCGTGCAGCCGGTCCCCGTACCAGACCTTGCCCAGGCGCCACATGGTGGCCAGGTCGACCACGGCCCCGACCGGCTCGCCGGTGGCGGCCGCCCAGTCCTCGACGTGCCCGGCGTGGCAGGCCAGGCGGATGGTCGAGCAGGTCCGGACCACGTCGTCCCACCAGCGGGCGGCCGGGACGAGGAAGTGGGCCAGGTACGGCTCGGGCGGCGGCGCCTGGGGGTCGGCCAGCAGGGCCAGCGGCCGCCCGCAACCCAGGCAGGTGGTCGCGACCAGGACCGGCTGGTCGAGCGCGGCCATGATCCCGAAGGAGTCCCAGGCGCAGCCGCCCCACCACTTCTGCTCGTCCGAGGCGACCACGAAGCCCATCGGCCGGCTCGAGAACGGGTGGGCCATGCGGACCCCGACCCGGTCGGCGTCCAGCACCAGCACGTGGTCGTCATGCAGGCGTCCCCAGCCGGCCAGGACCTCCTCGACCCCGAGCTGGAGGCGGCGGGCGGCCTCGGCGGCCGTCGGCGGACGGCCCTCCTCCACGAACTCCCGGTAGACGACCTGGCGCAGCTCCCGCAGGCGCTGGGTGTCGTCGGCCTCCACGGCTGCTCCCTTCGCTGTGCCCTACCGGCACGAAGAGTACGCTGAACTCGACACACGGGAGCCCGGGCCACCGGGCTGAGAGGGCGGCTACGGGGCCGCCGACCGTCGGAACCTGCACCGGATAATGCCGGCGGAGGGAGGAGAGCCACACGACCCCCCAGCAGCCAGCCGCCGACGCCGTCGTGGTCGGGGGCGGAGTGATCGGCCTCGGCATCGCCTGGCGGGCGGCCACGGCCGGCCTGTCGGTGACCGTGGTCGACGAGGCCCCGGGCCGGGGCGCGTCCTGGGCCGCCGCCGGGATGCTGGCCCCGGTCACCGAGGTCCACTACGGCGAGCGCCCGCTGCTCGGGCTCAACCTGGCCGCGGCCGGCCGCTGGCCCGCCTTCGCGGCCGAGGTCGAGCAGGCGAGCGGCCAGCCGGTCGGCTACCGTCCCGCCGGCACGCTGGCCGTGGCCAGGGACGCCGACGACAACGCCGCCCTCGAGGACCTCTACCGGTTCCAGCTCCGCTGCGGCCTGGAGGTCGAGCGCCTGCGCAGCCGCGAGTGCCGCCAGCTCGAGCCGGGCCTGGCCCCGAGCATCCGCGGCGGCGTCCTGGCCGCCGGCGACCACCAGGTCGACAACCGCGCCCTGGTCGAGGCCCTCCTGGTCGCCTGCGAACGGGCCGGGGTGCGGACGGTGGCCGGGCGGGTCGCCGAGCTGGCCACCGACGGCGACCGGGTGACCGGGGTGGTCCTGGCCGGCGGCGAGCGGCTGGCCGCCGGGGCGGTGGTGCTGGCCGCCGGGTGCTGGAGCGGCGGGCTCGGCGGGGTGGCGGCCGAGGCGCTGCCGCCGGTGCGGCCGGTCAAGGGGCAGCTGCTGTACCTGCGGGGGCCGGCCGACCAGCCGCTGTGCCAGCGCAACGTGCGTGGGCTCGAGGTCTACGTGGTGCCCCGGACCGACGG
Proteins encoded:
- a CDS encoding alkylmercury lyase family protein; translation: MEADDTQRLRELRQVVYREFVEEGRPPTAAEAARRLQLGVEEVLAGWGRLHDDHVLVLDADRVGVRMAHPFSSRPMGFVVASDEQKWWGGCAWDSFGIMAALDQPVLVATTCLGCGRPLALLADPQAPPPEPYLAHFLVPAARWWDDVVRTCSTIRLACHAGHVEDWAAATGEPVGAVVDLATMWRLGKVWYGDRLHDDHRRRTPAEATAIFAELGLTGPFWRM
- the thiO gene encoding glycine oxidase ThiO, with amino-acid sequence MVGGGVIGLGIAWRAATAGLSVTVVDEAPGRGASWAAAGMLAPVTEVHYGERPLLGLNLAAAGRWPAFAAEVEQASGQPVGYRPAGTLAVARDADDNAALEDLYRFQLRCGLEVERLRSRECRQLEPGLAPSIRGGVLAAGDHQVDNRALVEALLVACERAGVRTVAGRVAELATDGDRVTGVVLAGGERLAAGAVVLAAGCWSGGLGGVAAEALPPVRPVKGQLLYLRGPADQPLCQRNVRGLEVYVVPRTDGRVVVGATVEEQGFDTRVTAGAVHDLLRAALELLPDAAELELAETVVGLRPGSPDNAPMLGPAGPEGLVVATGHYRNGILLTPVTADAVAELLASGRVPDLIAPFAPDRFARGGRPEVGAERSVP